Proteins encoded together in one Bradyrhizobium sp. CB82 window:
- a CDS encoding carbonic anhydrase family protein — MDRRQALGFFAGFALCPLCASAAEHRWSYEGETGPDKWGGLDAADAACAIGGQQSPIDITGTITAPQPPLRMSWARRPDKIVNNGHTIQLDLAEGDTLHLGDRPYALKQLHFHHPSEHLVEGKRFAMEAHFVHADADGLAVVGVLMVAGKPNAVFKSIVAAMPSDKGRAVPADPAIDPSQLLPTQRAYYHYAGSLTTPPCSETVDWIVLANPIEVDETDIAGFGKLFPMNARPVQKRDRRFILSSGSG; from the coding sequence ATGGATCGTCGGCAAGCTCTAGGGTTTTTCGCTGGTTTCGCGCTATGTCCCCTGTGCGCGTCCGCGGCGGAGCATCGTTGGAGTTACGAGGGAGAGACCGGGCCAGACAAATGGGGCGGTCTGGATGCCGCTGACGCCGCGTGCGCGATCGGCGGCCAGCAGTCACCCATCGATATAACCGGCACCATTACTGCCCCGCAGCCGCCGCTTAGGATGAGTTGGGCCAGGCGGCCGGATAAGATCGTCAACAATGGCCATACCATTCAGCTTGATCTTGCCGAAGGCGACACGCTCCACTTGGGCGACCGCCCCTATGCGCTGAAGCAGCTCCACTTCCATCATCCGAGCGAGCACCTTGTCGAGGGTAAGCGTTTCGCCATGGAAGCGCATTTCGTTCACGCCGATGCCGACGGGCTGGCCGTCGTTGGCGTGCTTATGGTCGCTGGAAAGCCGAACGCAGTCTTCAAAAGCATTGTCGCGGCTATGCCGTCAGACAAGGGACGAGCCGTTCCAGCTGATCCGGCAATCGACCCCAGCCAACTGTTGCCGACGCAACGAGCATATTACCACTATGCCGGATCACTGACGACGCCGCCGTGTAGTGAGACAGTCGATTGGATCGTCCTGGCCAATCCAATTGAGGTGGATGAGACCGATATCGCCGGCTTCGGCAAGCTCTTCCCCATGAATGCCCGTCCCGTCCAGAAGCGGGACCGGCGCTTCATTTTAAGTTCCGGGTCAGGTTGA
- a CDS encoding YopT-type cysteine protease domain-containing protein, producing MNDANVDGICVGLTAEWFCILSSSPSERMSALTPGSQRHASAAMRQEQYQDHKDYLRRGGTGASQADLEAQNRVLREANLAPSGKEKVYEFGDSSSLSRMVGKITDDGSKYLLSLYFAEGGSHVVATSALNGRTTLFDPNYGELTAHPGEMEGLLQSLANRYRNPNGQTLTTITTQKIY from the coding sequence TTGAATGACGCAAATGTAGACGGCATCTGCGTCGGGTTGACGGCGGAGTGGTTCTGCATTCTGAGCAGCAGCCCGTCGGAGCGAATGAGTGCGCTAACACCCGGATCACAAAGGCACGCCTCAGCGGCTATGCGGCAGGAGCAGTATCAGGATCACAAGGATTACTTGCGAAGGGGGGGAACAGGAGCTTCTCAGGCAGACCTTGAGGCACAAAACAGGGTGTTGCGGGAAGCAAACCTGGCGCCATCCGGAAAAGAGAAGGTATACGAATTCGGCGACTCTTCGAGCCTCTCGCGCATGGTGGGGAAAATCACCGATGACGGATCGAAATATTTGCTCAGCTTGTATTTCGCCGAAGGTGGCTCACACGTAGTTGCAACATCGGCGTTGAATGGAAGAACTACACTTTTCGATCCTAACTATGGAGAACTCACTGCTCATCCAGGGGAGATGGAAGGATTGTTGCAAAGCCTCGCCAATCGTTACAGGAACCCCAACGGGCAGACTTTGACGACAATCACCACACAAAAAATATACTGA
- a CDS encoding trehalose-6-phosphate synthase yields the protein MDPFNVVKAVCTSSRGTSRARPEQLKMSQVAFEHHLSQAAQERSSKADAELFRHAAFAQHEAGIGMVSHQPDEKLVFVSNRVSTIDPNKPKTGGLAAVLEPVVERSGAVWMGSSGTLSEGREQLNVPEPHGRGEVVKVDLPAAHYDNFYYGFANSTLWPAFHSLTERMSPASEEHYKSYCEINRAMARALSRLKNRGAIWVHDYHFLPLGNELRERSIQQPIGFFLHTPWPKPDVMEQVPHHRELMEAMLAYDLVGFQTRWDLDNFLSCLRTHLGLESKSDFVISDRGLTRCQTFPIGIDPKQFEEYAVESLATHRNEISSMQNKLDGTKLAIGVDRLDYTKGIDNRIKALDQVLADKPHSTSLLQIGTSSRADIPAYGEYQRDIDSLVSDVNRRHRTDDGWKPILYEKGHFPQMELAGLYRTADVGLVTPLRDGMNLVAKEYVAAQDSNDPGVLVLSKFAGAAEELNENEALHVDPASPRDIATAISTATDMPQEERIERWRAMMNKLEAYTIHDWSKDFLRELGHSRVAMPADQFRYLGFGWINEAQMPTYATQEELNVAVKQVQDPRWIFPS from the coding sequence ATGGATCCGTTTAATGTCGTGAAGGCTGTCTGTACAAGTTCTCGTGGCACATCGCGCGCAAGGCCGGAGCAGCTGAAGATGAGCCAAGTCGCTTTTGAGCATCACCTGAGCCAAGCAGCACAGGAGCGGTCAAGTAAAGCCGATGCAGAACTTTTCCGTCATGCTGCCTTTGCTCAGCACGAGGCGGGTATCGGCATGGTGTCTCATCAGCCAGATGAGAAACTTGTTTTCGTTTCGAACCGTGTTTCAACCATCGATCCCAACAAACCCAAAACGGGTGGTCTTGCCGCGGTCCTTGAGCCCGTCGTTGAACGCTCTGGCGCCGTTTGGATGGGGTCCTCGGGGACGCTAAGCGAGGGCCGTGAGCAGCTAAATGTTCCTGAGCCGCACGGCCGGGGTGAAGTTGTAAAGGTAGATCTACCGGCCGCTCACTATGATAACTTCTATTATGGATTTGCAAATTCCACTCTGTGGCCGGCATTTCACTCGTTGACCGAGCGGATGTCTCCAGCTTCGGAGGAGCATTACAAAAGCTATTGCGAGATCAACCGCGCCATGGCGCGCGCGCTGTCACGGCTTAAGAACCGAGGCGCGATTTGGGTGCATGATTATCATTTTCTTCCTCTCGGCAATGAGCTGCGCGAGCGCTCGATTCAGCAACCGATCGGCTTTTTCCTGCATACGCCATGGCCGAAGCCTGATGTTATGGAGCAGGTACCTCATCATCGCGAACTAATGGAGGCGATGTTGGCGTACGATCTAGTCGGCTTTCAGACCCGTTGGGATCTGGATAATTTCCTCTCCTGCCTGCGAACGCATCTAGGGCTGGAGAGCAAGAGCGATTTTGTGATCTCGGATCGCGGCCTTACGCGGTGCCAAACCTTTCCGATCGGTATCGATCCCAAGCAGTTCGAAGAATATGCCGTGGAATCGCTCGCGACGCATCGAAATGAGATCTCGTCGATGCAGAACAAACTCGATGGCACGAAGCTAGCCATCGGTGTGGATCGCCTCGACTATACCAAGGGTATCGACAATCGGATCAAAGCTCTCGATCAGGTTTTGGCAGACAAGCCGCACAGCACCTCGCTGTTGCAGATTGGGACGTCTTCGCGCGCCGACATTCCAGCATACGGTGAATATCAGCGCGATATCGACAGCCTTGTCAGCGACGTCAATCGTAGGCATAGAACGGACGACGGATGGAAGCCAATTCTTTATGAGAAGGGACACTTCCCGCAGATGGAACTCGCCGGCCTCTACCGCACTGCGGATGTTGGTCTGGTGACGCCGTTGCGTGACGGCATGAACCTGGTGGCGAAAGAATATGTTGCTGCGCAAGATTCGAACGACCCAGGCGTGCTGGTTTTATCGAAGTTCGCGGGGGCGGCAGAAGAACTCAACGAAAATGAGGCGCTGCACGTGGATCCGGCCTCGCCTCGTGACATCGCGACCGCGATTTCAACTGCAACAGACATGCCGCAAGAGGAGCGCATCGAACGCTGGCGAGCGATGATGAACAAACTTGAGGCGTATACGATCCACGACTGGTCGAAGGACTTCCTTCGCGAGCTCGGCCACAGTCGGGTGGCCATGCCGGCGGATCAGTTCCGATATCTCGGTTTCGGTTGGATCAACGAGGCGCAAATGCCCACCTATGCGACCCAGGAGGAGTTGAACGTCGCGGTCAAGCAGGTACAGGATCCGCGCTGGATCTTCCCTTCGTAG
- a CDS encoding radical SAM/SPASM domain-containing protein: MVDSHSTNLQDLGGAVPPGERVLEITTTTGCVVGCSYCPQDKFAERQRVVSHAKHLRLEDFKKCLARVPKAVDISFSGYSEAWLNPACTEMVEHAYEAGHSIRISTTLVGMKERNLRRLQALKFRLFLVHVFDDGTYMNSRLVRRNYVDLLRQLVDAGISSMLFVVMGEVHPELVEIIPEEALVRSRPLSSRGGSVDPKTVQARQPIVGVLTCPDEREHRNVLLPNGDVTLCCMDFERRHILGNLLRDEYQDLFKGPTFCEIVDRMNGRDGYLLCRTCEFAQPVASAR; this comes from the coding sequence ATGGTTGATTCACACTCGACGAATTTACAGGACTTGGGCGGCGCGGTCCCTCCCGGCGAACGGGTTTTGGAGATAACTACGACAACGGGCTGCGTCGTCGGATGTTCTTATTGTCCGCAGGACAAATTTGCCGAGAGGCAAAGGGTCGTGTCTCATGCAAAGCATCTTCGTCTCGAAGATTTCAAGAAATGTTTGGCGCGCGTACCAAAGGCTGTCGATATCAGCTTTTCCGGGTACTCAGAGGCCTGGCTCAATCCGGCCTGCACCGAAATGGTTGAGCATGCTTACGAAGCCGGCCATAGCATTCGGATTTCCACGACACTCGTAGGAATGAAAGAGCGGAATCTACGACGCTTGCAAGCGCTGAAATTCCGGCTTTTCCTGGTGCACGTTTTTGATGACGGCACTTACATGAACAGTCGCCTAGTCAGGCGCAACTATGTCGATTTGCTACGTCAATTGGTCGACGCAGGCATTTCATCAATGCTATTCGTCGTCATGGGTGAAGTCCATCCCGAGCTTGTCGAGATAATCCCCGAGGAAGCGCTGGTTCGCTCACGTCCGCTGAGCAGCAGGGGTGGAAGCGTCGATCCAAAGACCGTTCAGGCACGACAGCCGATCGTCGGAGTATTAACGTGTCCTGACGAACGAGAACATCGTAATGTTCTTCTCCCAAACGGTGACGTCACGCTGTGCTGCATGGATTTTGAGCGACGTCACATCTTGGGCAATCTTCTTCGCGATGAATATCAAGATCTCTTCAAAGGACCGACGTTTTGCGAAATTGTCGATCGAATGAATGGAAGGGACGGCTATCTGCTTTGCCGGACCTGTGAATTCGCCCAACCAGTAGCGTCGGCACGCTGA
- a CDS encoding condensation domain-containing protein, producing MLDLACGLRDWPAAQWARPPCCEFAIASAPHPQLASLRPRTGWQVARMEINVLGDLELWPGRLTLWRISVPGIDSWRPDPRRPSHVQEDHLCRFDNSQPAWLGVAIEWSGEVNTTALSKAILGWVDRHEALRCRFAKDGSVIHLATVGPGAETLDLVELGDYADPGELAWMLEEVFDANTKPLNWPPYVFVTISRPGCTTLIVASDHSVTDAYSMASVPYEIWELYCAAIRGVAPRVAPAHSYLDYAASERARVSDLTDRHSAIEHWRELIAATGGQLPGFPVPLGALGDAVQQTRRIWLFDADSALRFDRACRVQGGHTAAGIFACLALAGRALGNQKKFYSVVPFHTRNASQWKHSVGWYVGMSPVSFKVTDAFPDLLRSVRLELKRARRTAQVPFSKAMEVLGSTLRDRFVVSYMDDRVVPGSDCWARWRTRFLISRCSDPQEVYLWVSRSHEGIYLNFRHPGTASARSAVDRYFAEVATLANGISGALPRPVMVDD from the coding sequence ATGCTGGACCTGGCCTGCGGCCTGCGCGACTGGCCAGCAGCGCAGTGGGCGCGACCTCCGTGCTGCGAATTCGCGATCGCCTCTGCGCCGCACCCACAGCTTGCATCTCTGAGACCACGGACTGGCTGGCAGGTCGCGCGTATGGAGATCAATGTGCTCGGGGACCTCGAGCTGTGGCCGGGCCGGCTGACCTTGTGGCGCATCAGCGTGCCCGGCATTGACAGCTGGCGCCCTGATCCGCGTCGGCCGTCCCATGTTCAGGAGGATCACCTTTGCCGTTTCGACAATAGCCAGCCCGCTTGGCTGGGCGTCGCGATTGAATGGTCGGGCGAGGTCAATACGACCGCTCTGAGCAAGGCGATCCTTGGCTGGGTCGACCGGCACGAGGCACTACGCTGCCGCTTCGCCAAGGATGGCTCGGTAATCCATCTCGCGACGGTTGGCCCGGGCGCGGAAACACTCGACCTAGTCGAACTCGGTGACTACGCCGATCCAGGCGAACTAGCCTGGATGCTAGAAGAAGTGTTCGACGCCAACACAAAGCCGCTGAACTGGCCGCCGTATGTCTTCGTCACAATCAGCCGGCCCGGATGCACCACTCTCATCGTCGCCTCCGACCACTCAGTCACGGACGCGTACTCAATGGCCTCGGTACCCTACGAGATCTGGGAACTCTACTGCGCAGCGATTCGAGGAGTGGCCCCCCGAGTGGCGCCGGCACACAGCTATCTGGATTATGCTGCCTCCGAGCGCGCCCGTGTGAGCGATCTGACCGACCGGCATTCGGCAATCGAACACTGGCGCGAGCTGATTGCGGCCACTGGCGGTCAACTGCCGGGTTTTCCGGTGCCACTAGGTGCACTGGGCGACGCCGTGCAGCAAACCAGACGGATCTGGCTCTTTGACGCGGACAGCGCGCTGAGGTTCGATCGGGCGTGCCGCGTCCAGGGCGGACACACAGCGGCAGGCATATTTGCATGCTTGGCTCTGGCAGGGAGAGCGTTGGGCAACCAAAAGAAATTTTACTCCGTCGTTCCCTTTCACACGCGAAATGCGTCGCAGTGGAAGCACTCGGTTGGCTGGTATGTCGGGATGAGCCCGGTCAGCTTCAAAGTGACCGACGCGTTCCCAGATCTGCTACGCTCCGTCAGGCTCGAACTGAAGCGGGCCAGAAGAACCGCGCAGGTGCCATTTTCCAAAGCAATGGAAGTGCTAGGCAGCACACTGCGCGATCGCTTTGTGGTCTCCTATATGGACGATCGGGTGGTGCCCGGGTCGGATTGCTGGGCGCGCTGGCGAACGAGATTTCTGATAAGCCGCTGCAGCGACCCGCAGGAGGTATATTTGTGGGTCAGCCGATCGCACGAGGGAATCTACCTGAATTTCCGTCACCCCGGCACGGCGAGCGCCCGCAGCGCGGTGGACCGCTATTTCGCCGAAGTCGCCACGCTGGCCAACGGGATCAGCGGCGCATTGCCGCGGCCAGTCATGGTGGACGACTGA